One stretch of Gammaproteobacteria bacterium DNA includes these proteins:
- a CDS encoding TlpA family protein disulfide reductase, translating to MNPRWRASPLVVFVIAVALAAVAALLLLPTDRVTLTPDLHLTLLDGRRITLGELRGRPVLVTFWATSCAPCVEELPDLIKLYGELHPRGFELIAVAMPYDPPIHVQSFVHTRQVPYTVALDVEGTVMRTFDGVRVIPAAFLIDPDGRIVDRQTGKLDVERTRRISAPYLSEVTSGLQVPTNTPVL from the coding sequence ATGAATCCACGCTGGCGCGCCTCGCCGTTGGTGGTGTTCGTCATTGCGGTGGCGCTGGCCGCCGTCGCGGCGTTGCTGCTGTTACCGACCGACCGAGTCACACTGACGCCCGATCTGCACCTTACGCTGCTCGACGGCCGCCGTATTACGCTCGGCGAGTTGCGCGGCCGACCGGTGCTGGTCACCTTCTGGGCGACCAGCTGCGCGCCGTGTGTCGAAGAATTGCCCGACCTGATAAAGCTTTATGGAGAGCTGCATCCGCGCGGGTTCGAACTCATTGCCGTCGCCATGCCATACGACCCGCCGATCCATGTGCAATCGTTCGTGCATACACGGCAAGTACCCTACACCGTGGCACTCGATGTCGAAGGGACGGTCATGCGCACGTTCGACGGTGTCCGTGTCATTCCGGCGGCGTTTCTCATCGACCCCGATGGTCGCATCGTTGACCGCCAAACGGGCAAGCTCGATGTCGAACGGACGCGCCGCATTAGTGCGCCTTATTTATCAGAGGTGACTTCTGGATTGCAGGTACCGACAAACACACCCGTTCTCTGA
- a CDS encoding type II toxin-antitoxin system MqsA family antitoxin, with product MNCPNCGGGKFRREVRETPFTYRGKTIHVDQPGDWCTDCGEGVLSPEDMAATAIARHDAIAAAQGLLSCAEIRRIRHKLKLSQAEIGDILGGGINAFSRFERGEMMQPKSTDVALRLLDRHPNQLKEVMAA from the coding sequence ATGAACTGTCCAAATTGTGGGGGCGGTAAATTCAGACGCGAGGTACGGGAAACGCCGTTCACCTATCGCGGCAAAACGATTCATGTCGATCAACCGGGCGATTGGTGCACGGACTGCGGTGAGGGCGTGTTGTCACCCGAGGACATGGCGGCGACGGCGATCGCGCGCCACGATGCGATCGCGGCCGCTCAAGGGTTGCTGTCGTGCGCCGAGATTCGGCGCATTCGCCACAAGCTGAAGTTGAGCCAGGCGGAAATTGGCGACATCTTGGGCGGCGGCATCAATGCGTTCAGTCGCTTCGAGCGTGGAGAAATGATGCAGCCGAAATCGACGGATGTCGCGTTGCGCCTGCTCGACCGGCATCCGAATCAGTTGAAGGAAGTGATGGCGGCGTGA
- a CDS encoding fructosamine kinase family protein, with translation MWSGVMAVIATATGQPCENATARALSGGCISTASILQCGERRYFVKRNTPERAPMFAAEADGLVALAAAGAVRVPTPLCHGVADGYAFLALEYLALGSASGAAQEQLGRQLATLHRVTQPQFGWHRDNTIGSTPQLNAPTDHWPEFLRERRLRFQLQLAARQAAGRPAIALGEQLLVQLDGFFAGYRPRPSLLHGDLWSGNAAQTIDGDPAIFDPAVYFGDRETDVAMTELFGGFSTRFYGAYREAWPLDPGYGVRRDLYNLYHVLNHANLFGGGYWSQAERMMERLLAEIR, from the coding sequence ATGTGGTCGGGGGTAATGGCCGTAATTGCCACCGCCACCGGCCAACCCTGCGAAAACGCCACTGCACGCGCCCTCAGCGGCGGCTGCATTAGTACCGCCTCGATCCTGCAGTGCGGGGAGCGACGGTATTTCGTCAAACGCAACACGCCGGAACGGGCACCCATGTTTGCGGCCGAGGCCGACGGCTTGGTGGCGCTGGCCGCTGCCGGCGCCGTACGGGTACCGACACCGCTGTGCCATGGCGTCGCCGACGGCTACGCGTTCCTGGCGCTCGAATATCTAGCGCTCGGCAGCGCCAGCGGCGCTGCCCAAGAACAACTCGGGCGACAGCTGGCGACGTTACATCGGGTGACCCAGCCGCAATTCGGTTGGCACCGCGACAACACTATCGGCTCGACGCCACAGCTCAATGCACCGACCGACCATTGGCCAGAATTTCTACGCGAGCGTCGCCTGCGCTTTCAACTGCAGTTGGCGGCACGGCAAGCAGCTGGGCGCCCAGCCATCGCTTTAGGGGAACAATTGCTGGTACAGCTCGATGGGTTTTTTGCCGGCTATCGCCCGCGGCCGTCGTTGCTGCACGGCGATCTCTGGTCTGGTAACGCCGCGCAAACGATCGATGGCGATCCGGCGATTTTCGATCCGGCGGTTTACTTCGGCGACCGCGAGACGGACGTAGCCATGACCGAGCTATTCGGTGGATTTTCGACGCGCTTCTACGGTGCCTATCGCGAAGCGTGGCCGTTAGATCCGGGTTACGGCGTGCGGCGCGATTTATACAACCTCTACCACGTGCTCAATCACGCCAATTTGTTTGGCGGCGGTTATTGGTCGCAGGCGGAGCGAATGATGGAGCGTCTACTGGCAGAGATTCGCTAG
- a CDS encoding diguanylate cyclase produces the protein MTSNRSTKLFCKPEVSTVVTPMTEPTPQQAFVASLQGHLEGLRRTADGEALCKLIARGLKRHEGNSEGIGQVFLTFLHSLLERYAIDGESHPATRIKARLIQQRLIPFLTPTAPKPKPAVAPVIEIPKIEEPSKPAPRPTPAAEPVRTRVIAVSDDKPVAPELDKLSEDLAQQVTQTFAADEKFKDLLGASAPAGELQAFADLKQLFLKGLDELIHERAELKRRLGAAGEYLRSIETERERLRIELTDARKHGIADDVTGLPKREVFVRALEAEVGRVTRYGFSLALALLDIDGFRALNEKHGRAAGDAVLRCYARDVLVRFRTYDLVARFGDDEFIILFPNTQQDGAQRALDKARRAATESVLSFRGMTLPVPSFSSVLTIYQHGEKVPALLNRVQSALAHAKRTRAGASVLALPEQ, from the coding sequence ATGACGTCCAATCGATCGACTAAGCTTTTTTGTAAACCTGAGGTCAGCACCGTGGTAACGCCAATGACAGAACCGACACCGCAACAGGCTTTCGTCGCCAGCCTACAAGGCCATCTCGAAGGATTGCGCCGCACCGCCGACGGCGAGGCACTTTGCAAGTTGATCGCGCGCGGGCTCAAGCGGCACGAGGGCAACAGCGAAGGTATCGGCCAAGTGTTCCTCACGTTTTTGCACTCGCTGCTGGAACGGTACGCGATCGATGGCGAAAGCCATCCGGCCACGCGCATTAAGGCGCGCTTGATTCAACAACGCTTGATTCCGTTCCTTACGCCGACCGCGCCGAAACCGAAGCCGGCGGTTGCACCGGTGATCGAGATTCCGAAGATCGAAGAGCCGTCGAAGCCCGCACCGCGACCGACACCGGCAGCGGAACCGGTACGCACACGGGTAATTGCCGTGAGCGACGACAAGCCGGTCGCACCCGAGCTGGATAAATTAAGCGAAGATTTGGCGCAGCAGGTAACACAAACGTTCGCGGCCGACGAAAAATTCAAGGACCTGCTAGGCGCGTCGGCGCCGGCCGGCGAGCTCCAAGCGTTTGCCGACCTCAAGCAACTTTTCTTAAAAGGTCTCGACGAGTTGATTCACGAGCGTGCCGAGCTTAAACGGCGCTTGGGCGCCGCCGGCGAATATTTGCGGTCGATCGAAACCGAGCGCGAACGTTTACGCATCGAGCTAACCGATGCCCGCAAGCACGGAATCGCCGACGATGTTACCGGCTTACCGAAACGCGAGGTGTTTGTGCGCGCCCTCGAAGCCGAGGTCGGACGCGTAACCCGCTACGGATTTTCGTTGGCGTTGGCGCTGCTCGACATCGACGGCTTCCGCGCGCTGAACGAAAAGCACGGTCGCGCCGCCGGCGATGCCGTGTTGCGCTGTTATGCGCGCGATGTGCTGGTGCGCTTTCGCACGTATGACTTAGTCGCGCGCTTCGGCGACGACGAGTTCATTATTTTATTTCCAAATACGCAGCAAGACGGTGCCCAACGCGCGCTCGACAAGGCGCGGCGGGCGGCAACCGAATCGGTGTTGAGCTTCCGCGGTATGACATTGCCGGTGCCGAGTTTCTCGAGCGTGTTGACGATTTACCAGCACGGCGAAAAGGTGCCGGCGCTGCTCAACCGCGTACAGAGCGCGCTGGCGCACGCCAAGCGCACACGTGCCGGGGCGTCGGTGTTGGCGTTGCCGGAGCAGTAA
- a CDS encoding DUF4145 domain-containing protein, whose protein sequence is MTQQAPRYRPTLRAKFQAVIAGEIRLDRPDLQYGASRINNLSLSRCYVCAKFAVWVHDKLIFPPERQALPANDDLPEDVRRDYDEASRILNVSPRGAAALLRLAIQKICKLLGETGDNINDDIASLVAKGLSPLVQKSLDIVRVVGNEAVHPGVIDLNDDRETATKLFDLVNLIADQMITTPKKVGVLYESLPVAKKEAITQRDAKTLRSHSDWKTPAVTPPSLPSTDSDAGRAGATRHPSISAASFLHARSD, encoded by the coding sequence ATGACGCAGCAAGCGCCAAGATACCGGCCCACATTAAGAGCGAAGTTTCAGGCGGTGATTGCTGGGGAAATTCGCCTTGATCGTCCGGATCTTCAATACGGCGCGAGTCGCATCAATAACTTGTCGCTCAGCCGATGCTACGTCTGCGCCAAATTCGCCGTATGGGTACATGACAAGTTAATTTTCCCACCGGAACGTCAGGCACTCCCAGCGAATGACGATTTGCCGGAAGACGTGCGGCGCGACTATGACGAAGCCAGCCGCATACTCAACGTGTCACCTCGAGGTGCCGCGGCGTTGCTTCGGCTCGCCATTCAAAAAATCTGCAAGCTGCTTGGCGAGACGGGGGACAACATTAATGACGATATTGCCAGCTTAGTCGCTAAAGGGCTGAGTCCGCTGGTGCAGAAGTCGTTGGATATCGTTCGGGTGGTCGGCAACGAGGCGGTACATCCGGGCGTGATCGACCTAAACGACGATCGTGAAACGGCGACCAAGCTATTTGATTTGGTAAACCTGATCGCCGATCAAATGATCACGACGCCCAAGAAGGTAGGCGTCCTCTACGAGAGCCTACCGGTGGCAAAAAAGGAAGCGATCACCCAGAGGGACGCTAAGACGCTAAGAAGCCATAGCGATTGGAAAACGCCCGCCGTCACGCCGCCATCACTTCCTTCAACTGATTCGGATGCCGGTCGAGCAGGCGCAACGCGACATCCGTCGATTTCGGCTGCATCATTTCTCCACGCTCGAAGCGACTGA
- a CDS encoding EAL domain-containing protein: protein MLHRLSIRAGLIVSVVAMGTLGLGLAVISGRIYRDQAIEAERAALVEQTRQRVDEVRASFERQAAMLARLVEATSAARHAEPLEQILTKLIDTNASDGVVALTLYDAELQPLSTHVAEGLEVPVGAWTTQCKSLPPPSTRGDQALPLRPLSSDCLLQRRLYYSVFVPIGERYLQVVFDFIRGLENAEHVLGTPLRVSLTSGTVLAESTEWAGAMSSADTLVAGYVLNVAVPREIPLLLQAAKDESVFYAKFERSRYAIFFASAAVALLGMLAALVLLERLAIAPLSNLLQQLRQQRADESRLGRRVYSDGNSEVVELASSFNHMTAKLEHLYEDIEKMSSTDASTQLPNRRYFHGQLTEAVARAQYEHKPFAVLIMDLDRFKEINDTLGHHIGDLLIQQVAARLRGKLRDTDLLARMGGDEFAVLLPAVTTKQADMAARMLLQSLRTPFVVEANELYVRASIGVALYPDHGVDVNTLIQRADVAMYAAKAASCGQAVYDAEMDRHHPARLTLLGELRQAIEQEQFVLYYQPKIALGSNCAVGAEALVRWQHPSGRMIMPETFIPLLEQTGLIRSLTTWAIGEALRTSVALRARGFNLPIAVNISIRDLQDPAFIDELAEQLATHKATPDWLELELTENAMMADVGGVLEMLSRLAALGLPVVLDDFGTGHSSLAYLKRLPIKMVKVDKSFVMGMARDQNDAAIVNTSIALAHNLGLKVVAEGVDDPDALHRLREAGCDAVQGLYLSRPLSADEYGEWLGKSHWGFTSGAKFPTTAIR from the coding sequence ATGTTGCACCGCCTCTCCATACGGGCCGGACTCATCGTCAGTGTCGTGGCGATGGGTACGCTCGGCCTCGGCCTAGCGGTTATCAGCGGTCGAATCTATCGCGATCAGGCGATTGAAGCCGAGCGCGCGGCGCTGGTCGAACAAACCCGTCAACGGGTGGACGAAGTCCGGGCCAGTTTCGAACGCCAGGCGGCTATGTTAGCGCGTTTGGTGGAAGCGACGAGTGCCGCCCGCCACGCAGAGCCGTTAGAACAGATACTCACCAAGCTAATCGATACCAACGCCAGCGACGGCGTTGTGGCACTCACCCTCTACGACGCCGAGCTGCAGCCGCTGAGCACTCATGTCGCGGAAGGTCTGGAAGTCCCGGTAGGCGCCTGGACGACGCAGTGTAAGTCCTTGCCGCCGCCGTCGACCCGCGGCGATCAGGCGTTGCCGCTACGTCCGTTGTCGAGCGACTGCCTGCTGCAACGTCGACTCTACTACAGCGTATTTGTTCCTATCGGCGAACGGTATTTGCAGGTGGTATTCGATTTTATACGAGGATTGGAAAATGCCGAGCATGTGTTGGGCACGCCGTTGCGCGTGTCTTTAACCTCAGGAACGGTGTTGGCCGAATCGACGGAATGGGCTGGCGCGATGTCCTCGGCGGATACGCTGGTAGCCGGTTACGTACTCAATGTTGCCGTTCCGCGGGAAATACCCCTACTGCTGCAAGCGGCCAAAGACGAGAGCGTGTTTTATGCCAAATTCGAGCGCTCGCGCTATGCCATCTTTTTTGCCTCGGCCGCGGTTGCGCTGCTGGGCATGTTGGCAGCATTGGTCTTGCTGGAACGTTTAGCGATTGCGCCGCTGTCCAATTTGTTGCAACAGCTGCGGCAACAGCGCGCCGACGAGAGCCGCTTGGGTAGACGCGTATACAGTGACGGCAACAGTGAAGTTGTCGAGCTGGCGAGCAGCTTCAACCATATGACGGCAAAGCTCGAACATTTATACGAGGACATCGAAAAGATGTCCTCCACCGATGCCTCGACGCAGTTGCCTAACCGCCGTTACTTCCACGGGCAGTTGACGGAGGCGGTGGCGCGGGCGCAGTACGAACACAAGCCGTTTGCGGTGCTCATTATGGATCTCGATCGATTTAAAGAGATCAACGATACGCTTGGGCACCATATCGGCGATTTGCTGATTCAGCAGGTGGCGGCGCGATTGCGCGGCAAGCTGCGCGATACTGATTTGCTGGCGCGCATGGGCGGCGATGAGTTTGCGGTGCTGTTGCCGGCCGTCACGACTAAGCAAGCTGATATGGCAGCGCGCATGTTGCTGCAATCGTTACGCACGCCGTTTGTAGTCGAGGCCAACGAACTGTATGTGCGCGCTAGCATTGGCGTGGCGCTGTATCCGGACCACGGCGTCGACGTGAATACACTGATTCAGCGGGCCGATGTCGCTATGTATGCAGCGAAGGCTGCCAGCTGTGGTCAAGCGGTTTACGACGCGGAAATGGATCGACATCACCCCGCGCGATTGACGTTGCTGGGCGAGCTGCGGCAAGCGATCGAGCAAGAGCAATTCGTCTTGTACTACCAACCAAAAATCGCCCTCGGCTCGAATTGTGCCGTCGGTGCCGAGGCCCTGGTGCGCTGGCAGCACCCGAGCGGCCGCATGATCATGCCGGAAACGTTTATCCCGCTGCTGGAACAAACCGGCTTAATCCGCAGTTTGACGACCTGGGCCATCGGCGAGGCGCTACGGACCAGCGTCGCTCTACGTGCCCGTGGCTTTAATTTGCCGATCGCGGTGAATATCTCCATTCGCGATTTGCAAGATCCAGCCTTCATCGACGAGTTGGCTGAGCAACTCGCGACCCACAAAGCAACGCCCGATTGGCTGGAGTTGGAACTCACGGAAAATGCGATGATGGCAGACGTCGGTGGCGTTCTAGAAATGTTGTCGCGGTTGGCGGCGTTGGGTCTACCGGTCGTGCTCGACGATTTTGGCACCGGCCATTCGTCGCTCGCCTATTTGAAGCGCCTGCCGATCAAGATGGTGAAGGTCGATAAATCGTTCGTGATGGGTATGGCGCGCGATCAAAACGATGCGGCTATCGTGAATACCAGCATTGCGCTGGCGCATAACCTTGGCCTCAAGGTGGTGGCCGAGGGGGTCGATGACCCCGACGCGTTGCACCGCCTGCGCGAGGCGGGCTGCGATGCGGTACAGGGACTCTATCTCAGCCGGCCGCTGTCCGCCGACGAGTACGGTGAATGGCTCGGCAAGTCGCATTGGGGATTTACCAGCGGCGCAAAATTTCCGACCACTGCGATTCGTTAA
- a CDS encoding GGDEF domain-containing protein, with the protein MGAVIYERIARLLDDQEAAHRDVERVYGMLLRLLLDAYTRSPTLDHVNQINTKLTQLQEALALTSPAVPAPIASTVETAPAASEPLPMPMPTPPSHIDNPPPANSTPVIPLAPVAVAPPEAPSPAPAERRVNAAYRLHLDRKSEEIAKLQDAFAQNVQDAITQNREFGALLQIELSALQQAEGADEIESMRQILIGAIEELKQGQRALGIKLHKTSDYLKLIKSDSDRLRDELNKVRLLSLTDEFTGLPNRRAFTRRLQDEIGRAERYGTPLAMALLDLDEFKSINDAYGHAGGDEVLRAYAANVLSTLRHHDLVARYGGEEFAVLLPNTSLEGAAAALDKVRARASSMSCTLDGKNIRVPSFSAGLTLYATGDVYSSIIDRADRALYRAKRLGRNRFEVELAAVPKDNSVDERPNDVQSID; encoded by the coding sequence GTGGGCGCGGTCATCTACGAGCGCATCGCTCGACTCCTTGACGATCAAGAAGCAGCGCACCGCGACGTCGAGCGCGTGTATGGCATGCTGTTGCGTCTCTTGCTCGACGCGTATACGCGCAGTCCTACGCTTGATCACGTCAATCAGATCAACACCAAACTCACGCAATTGCAGGAAGCGCTGGCGTTAACATCGCCGGCGGTACCGGCGCCGATTGCGTCGACGGTTGAGACGGCGCCGGCGGCGAGCGAACCGCTGCCAATGCCAATGCCAACGCCGCCGAGCCACATCGATAATCCACCGCCGGCGAACAGTACGCCCGTCATACCGCTCGCCCCGGTCGCCGTCGCGCCGCCGGAAGCGCCATCGCCGGCGCCGGCCGAGCGCCGGGTGAACGCGGCCTATCGGCTCCACCTCGATCGCAAGAGCGAGGAGATTGCCAAGCTGCAAGATGCGTTTGCGCAAAACGTGCAGGACGCGATCACGCAGAATCGCGAATTCGGTGCGTTGCTGCAGATCGAGCTGAGCGCACTGCAGCAGGCGGAAGGCGCCGACGAGATCGAGTCGATGCGGCAAATTTTGATCGGCGCGATCGAGGAACTGAAACAGGGACAGCGCGCGCTCGGCATCAAGCTGCACAAAACCAGCGATTACCTAAAGCTCATCAAGTCGGACAGCGACCGCTTGCGCGATGAACTGAATAAAGTGCGACTGCTGAGCTTGACCGACGAATTCACCGGCTTGCCGAACCGGCGTGCATTCACCCGCCGGTTGCAGGACGAAATCGGCCGCGCTGAACGTTACGGCACGCCGTTGGCGATGGCGCTACTCGATCTCGACGAGTTCAAGTCGATCAACGATGCCTACGGCCATGCCGGCGGCGACGAAGTACTGCGGGCGTACGCGGCGAATGTGTTGTCGACGTTGCGTCATCACGATTTAGTGGCGCGTTACGGTGGCGAGGAATTTGCGGTGCTGTTGCCCAATACCTCGCTTGAAGGCGCCGCCGCCGCGCTCGACAAGGTGCGGGCGCGCGCGTCGTCGATGAGTTGCACGCTCGACGGCAAGAATATTCGAGTACCGAGTTTCTCGGCCGGTTTGACCTTATACGCGACCGGCGATGTGTATAGCTCGATCATCGATCGTGCCGACCGTGCGCTATACCGCGCCAAGCGTCTCGGCCGTAATCGCTTCGAGGTCGAACTCGCGGCGGTGCCGAAGGACAACAGCGTCGACGAGCGGCCGAATGACGTCCAATCGATCGACTAA
- a CDS encoding primosomal protein N', with the protein MSAAARTIQIAIPAPLRKSFDYLVPADLPMPAPGARVRVPFGPRRTVVGVVLAVAASAMPLRQLKPIVEVLDDQPLLPPSMLQLLCWAADYYHHPIGEVIATALPARLRRGEPANTGGASVWTLTAEGAAVDDAVFKRALIQQRVWRALKEAAAGLDDDTLAELSPRWRAAIDGLAAKGWASGYQRECLEAGEHLQTPPPSMTAAQTAAVDAVVSANGFRPFLLHGVTGSGKTEVYLRVIDEVLRRGQQALVLVPEISLTPQLAARFRARFREPVAVLHSEMTDAERACAWLMAHHGKVPIVLGTRSAVFTPLPKLGVIVVDEEHDASYKQQDGFRYSARDVAMLRANRAGVPIVLGSATPSLETLQRVRAGAYTELDLPDRAGGAAMPTIELLDLRRLAIDDGLSHPLRTAISETVSRGEQVLLFLNRRGFAPVWMCYGCGWVAPCQRCDARLTYHRASSRLRCHHCGADSALPATCPGCRGTELNALGEGTERIETALKQMFATARIVRIDRDSVRAKGALEATLESVHDGHADILVGTQMLSKGHDFPNVTLVGVLNADQGLYGSDFRAGERLVQQIIQVSGRAGRAAKAGRVLIQTYHPDHPVFTALRQQNYQQFADYALTERGETGFPPFSHLALLRAESPAIGAALAFLRHAHALARACMPAAEVQLMDPMPSPMERRAGRYRAQLLVQSRTRAPLHALLSDWLERISALKEAKRVRWSLDVDPIDTY; encoded by the coding sequence ATGTCAGCGGCCGCACGCACAATCCAAATCGCCATTCCGGCACCGCTGCGCAAATCGTTCGACTATCTCGTTCCCGCTGATTTGCCCATGCCGGCGCCTGGCGCACGTGTGCGTGTTCCATTTGGTCCGCGGCGTACGGTCGTCGGCGTTGTGTTGGCGGTCGCGGCGAGTGCCATGCCGCTGCGGCAGCTGAAGCCGATCGTTGAAGTCCTCGACGACCAGCCGCTATTGCCGCCATCGATGTTGCAATTGCTCTGCTGGGCCGCCGATTACTACCACCATCCGATCGGCGAAGTGATCGCTACCGCTTTGCCCGCGCGCTTGCGCCGCGGCGAGCCGGCGAACACGGGCGGCGCCAGTGTCTGGACCCTTACGGCGGAAGGTGCGGCGGTCGATGACGCCGTCTTTAAGCGTGCGCTCATACAGCAGCGCGTCTGGCGCGCACTTAAAGAGGCCGCGGCCGGACTGGACGACGATACGCTTGCCGAGCTTTCGCCACGTTGGCGTGCCGCTATCGATGGGTTGGCGGCAAAAGGTTGGGCAAGCGGGTATCAGCGCGAATGTCTTGAAGCCGGTGAGCACCTGCAGACGCCGCCGCCATCGATGACCGCCGCGCAAACCGCGGCGGTCGATGCGGTTGTCTCGGCTAACGGCTTTCGCCCGTTTTTGCTGCACGGAGTTACCGGCAGCGGCAAGACCGAGGTGTATTTGCGGGTGATCGACGAGGTGCTGCGCCGCGGCCAGCAGGCATTGGTGTTGGTGCCCGAGATCAGTCTGACGCCGCAGCTGGCAGCACGTTTTCGGGCGCGTTTTCGCGAGCCGGTGGCGGTGCTGCACTCGGAAATGACCGACGCCGAACGCGCTTGCGCCTGGCTGATGGCGCACCACGGCAAAGTGCCGATCGTGCTCGGCACGCGCTCGGCGGTATTTACGCCGTTGCCCAAGCTGGGTGTGATCGTGGTCGACGAAGAGCACGACGCCTCGTACAAACAACAAGACGGTTTCCGTTATTCCGCGCGTGATGTCGCCATGCTGCGCGCCAACCGCGCCGGTGTGCCGATCGTGCTCGGTTCGGCGACACCGTCGCTCGAAACATTGCAGCGCGTGCGTGCCGGCGCCTACACCGAGCTCGATTTACCCGACCGCGCCGGCGGCGCGGCGATGCCGACGATCGAGCTGCTCGATTTGCGTCGGCTTGCCATTGACGACGGATTGTCGCATCCGCTGCGGACTGCCATCAGCGAAACCGTGAGTCGGGGCGAGCAGGTGTTGTTGTTTCTCAATCGACGCGGCTTTGCACCGGTGTGGATGTGTTACGGCTGCGGCTGGGTCGCGCCCTGCCAGCGTTGTGACGCACGTTTGACCTATCACCGGGCGAGTTCACGCCTGCGTTGCCATCACTGCGGTGCCGACAGCGCGCTGCCGGCGACCTGCCCCGGTTGCCGCGGCACCGAGCTAAACGCCTTGGGCGAGGGCACCGAGCGTATCGAGACCGCGCTCAAGCAAATGTTCGCCACCGCGCGAATCGTGCGCATCGACCGTGACAGCGTTCGGGCGAAGGGAGCGCTTGAGGCTACCCTCGAAAGCGTGCACGACGGTCACGCCGACATCCTGGTCGGAACGCAAATGTTGTCCAAGGGCCATGATTTTCCCAACGTGACGCTCGTCGGCGTTCTGAATGCCGATCAAGGTCTGTACGGCAGCGATTTCCGCGCCGGCGAGCGTTTGGTACAGCAGATCATCCAGGTGAGCGGCCGCGCCGGCCGCGCCGCCAAAGCCGGCCGCGTTTTGATTCAGACATATCATCCGGACCATCCGGTGTTCACTGCCTTACGCCAGCAGAATTACCAACAATTCGCCGACTATGCGCTTACGGAACGCGGTGAAACCGGATTCCCGCCGTTTAGTCATCTGGCGCTGTTGCGTGCCGAATCACCCGCCATCGGTGCCGCGCTCGCGTTCTTGCGCCATGCGCATGCGCTGGCGCGCGCATGTATGCCGGCGGCGGAGGTGCAATTGATGGATCCGATGCCGTCGCCGATGGAACGTCGTGCCGGGCGTTATCGCGCGCAGCTGTTGGTGCAATCGCGCACGCGCGCGCCGTTGCATGCGCTCCTAAGCGATTGGCTGGAGCGCATCAGCGCCCTGAAGGAAGCGAAACGCGTGCGTTGGTCGTTGGATGTCGATCCCATCGATACATATTAA
- a CDS encoding NUDIX domain-containing protein has product MKPKLSAGVVVVHCQQQHFRFLLLRAYRYWDFPKGAVELGESPQAAACRETLEEAGLATLEFHWGDGYIDTPPYAGGKVARYYLAYSPSADVVLGISPELGRPEHQEYRWVNYDTARELVGPRVRAVLDWAHRLIGDRCSAEPFQIPPP; this is encoded by the coding sequence ATGAAACCCAAACTTTCCGCCGGCGTCGTCGTCGTGCACTGCCAGCAACAGCACTTTCGCTTTTTATTGCTGCGCGCTTACCGCTACTGGGATTTTCCGAAAGGCGCGGTCGAACTCGGCGAATCGCCGCAAGCGGCTGCCTGCCGCGAAACGCTCGAAGAGGCGGGACTCGCAACGTTGGAGTTCCATTGGGGCGACGGGTACATCGACACGCCACCCTATGCGGGCGGCAAAGTGGCGCGCTACTACCTAGCGTACTCACCCTCCGCCGACGTCGTGCTCGGTATCAGCCCCGAGCTCGGCCGACCGGAACATCAGGAGTATCGCTGGGTTAATTACGACACAGCACGCGAGCTCGTCGGCCCCCGCGTACGCGCCGTGCTCGATTGGGCGCACCGACTGATCGGCGATCGTTGTTCGGCAGAGCCATTTCAAATACCCCCTCCCTAA
- a CDS encoding type II toxin-antitoxin system MqsR family toxin has protein sequence MEKRKPTYPLGKFQEAVRAGQASATQSALQGAFALGLLEGDIWDAMLALDGGDFVKSMTTHKDHRVWQDVYHAQLGDQVAYVKIQYKKEPEDEVGYWVMSFKDR, from the coding sequence GTGGAAAAACGAAAACCAACGTACCCTCTCGGGAAGTTTCAGGAAGCCGTGCGCGCCGGCCAGGCGAGCGCAACCCAGTCAGCGCTGCAAGGCGCCTTTGCGCTTGGGCTGCTCGAGGGTGACATTTGGGACGCTATGCTCGCGCTCGATGGCGGCGACTTCGTGAAGTCGATGACGACGCATAAGGATCATCGCGTGTGGCAAGACGTTTACCACGCGCAGCTCGGCGACCAGGTCGCCTACGTGAAGATCCAGTACAAGAAAGAACCGGAGGATGAAGTCGGTTACTGGGTGATGTCGTTTAAAGACAGATAG